DNA from Comamonas serinivorans:
GTGCCGTGCGCCTCGCCCAGGTAGGCGGCCTGGACCTGCGGGTTGGCCTGGATGGCCGCCGGTTCATCGAAGGCGATCACCTGGCCATAGACCACGACGGCGATGCGATCGGCCAGGCCGAACACCACGCCCATGTCGTGCTCCACGGTCAGCAGGGTCTTGCCCTCGGTCACGCGGCGGATCAACTGGGTGAAATGCTCGGTTTCGACGTTGCTCATGCCCGCCGTGGGTTCGTCCAGCAGGATGACCTGGGCGCCGCCGGCGATCGTCACGCCGATTTCCAGCGCGCGTTGCTCGGCGTAGGTCAGGTTCATGGCCAGCACCTCGCGCTTGGCCGTCAGCCCCACCATCTGCAGCAGCTCTTCGGCACGCGCGTTGGCGTCGTGCAGGTTGGCCAGGAAGCGCCAGAACGTGTAGCCATAGCCCTGCGGCCACAGCGTGGCGCAGCGCAGGTTGTCGAACACCGAGAGCTTGCCGAACAGGTTGGTGATCTGGAAGCTGCGCGCCAAGCCCAGGCGGTTGATGGCGTAAGGCGGCTTGCCGCCGATGGATTGGCCGGCCAGCAGCACCTCGCCGCTGGTGGGGGTGAGGC
Protein-coding regions in this window:
- a CDS encoding ABC transporter ATP-binding protein, whose protein sequence is MAPILEIKQLTKKFGQTEIIRGIDLAVNEGERVAVIGPNGAGKSTLFNLISGRLTPTSGEVLLAGQSIGGKPPYAINRLGLARSFQITNLFGKLSVFDNLRCATLWPQGYGYTFWRFLANLHDANARAEELLQMVGLTAKREVLAMNLTYAEQRALEIGVTIAGGAQVILLDEPTAGMSNVETEHFTQLIRRVTEGKTLLTVEHDMGVVFGLADRIAVVVYGQVIAFDEPAAIQANPQVQAAYLGEAHGTQATGDALAASEG